One genomic window of Streptomyces sp. NBC_01498 includes the following:
- a CDS encoding type II toxin-antitoxin system PemK/MazF family toxin, which translates to MQRGEVWWVEFDERRPVVLLSGDEARGFRAMQVVAPADVDISALGVEVAVGATEGLPVEGVLRFGFSHPGFTPCTWLTTLSRDDLIVQAGVLSSAKLSAIEDALRLSEQEKEWTPAAAAKLSDIRDAILRASTPLRRPERDVPRRTG; encoded by the coding sequence GTGCAACGCGGCGAAGTCTGGTGGGTCGAGTTCGACGAGCGGCGGCCGGTCGTACTCCTGTCGGGAGACGAGGCGCGCGGGTTCCGGGCGATGCAGGTCGTCGCTCCGGCTGACGTCGACATCAGCGCTCTGGGAGTCGAAGTGGCAGTAGGAGCTACGGAAGGACTGCCCGTCGAAGGCGTGCTGCGGTTCGGCTTCTCGCATCCGGGCTTCACCCCTTGCACCTGGCTGACCACACTGTCCCGGGACGACCTGATCGTGCAGGCGGGCGTCCTGTCCTCCGCGAAGCTCAGTGCGATTGAGGATGCGCTCCGTCTCAGTGAACAGGAGAAGGAGTGGACCCCAGCTGCGGCCGCGAAGCTCAGCGACATCAGGGATGCGATCCTTCGCGCGAGCACACCGCTCCGTCGCCCCGAACGCGACGTCCCTCGTCGTACCGGCTGA